The following proteins are encoded in a genomic region of Labeo rohita strain BAU-BD-2019 chromosome 5, IGBB_LRoh.1.0, whole genome shotgun sequence:
- the tlcd5b gene encoding TLC domain-containing protein 5, whose translation MPLMIVETSCSLIGWLFLYVLLCHLNSERDCEWNCRLVTLLHGILIVCVTAYIGFIAGPWPFTHPGTENTSLQILALVLSLGYFLFDMAWCVYFRTEGPVMLAHHTMSILGIVLALGLGESGIETCAVLFGSEITNPLLQARWFLKRIGRYDSLAGDVVDLLFILLFAFVRIGVGSRMLYCELASPKPSLIVKVGGVAIYTLSWIFMIDIARFACKKTRDKYRRWKEQHKLDDTNGHAVKVK comes from the exons ATGCCTTTGATGATTGTGGAGACGAGCTGCAGCCTGATTGGCTGGCTCTTTCTGTATGTGCTGCTGTGTCACTTGAACAGTGAGAGAGATTGTGAGTGGAATTGCAGACTGGTAACTCTGCTCCACGGCATCCTGATCGTCTGTGTGACTGCCTACATTGGCTTCATTGCTGGGCCATGGCCTTTCACACATCCag GCACTGAAAACACATCTCTCCAGATCCTGGCTCTTGTTCTCAGCTTGGGATACTTCCTTTTTGACATGGCTTGGTGTGTGTATTTCCGCACTGAGGGTCCGGTGATGCTGGCCCACCACACTATGAGCATCCTTGGGATCGTGCTGGCGCTAGGACTGGGTGAGTCAGGCATCGAGACCTGCGCTGTCCTCTTCGGCAGTGAGATCACTAACCCGCTCTTACAGGCCCGCTGGTTCCTCAAGCGCATTGGCCGCTACGACAGTTTAGCTGGAGATGTGGTGGACCTGCTCTTCATTCTTCTGTTTGCCTTTGTGAGGATTGGTGTTGGGAGCAGAATGCTTTATTGTGAATTAGCCTCGCCGAAGCCGTCGCTTATAGTTAAAGTCGGTGGAGTGGCTATTTACACTCTGTCCTGGATCTTCATGATAGACATTGCACGTTTTGCCTGCAAGAAAACCCGGGACAAATACAGGCGATGGAAGGAACAGCACAAGCTGGATGATACTAATGGACATGCTGTTAAAGTCAAATAG